GGATATTATAGGGGCAATACATACCAGCTGTTGCCAACCATGTTCATCcctttggcctcggcctgtcTGTAGAAGCCAGCTGCCTTTTTGAGGTTCTTCTTGCACCCAACACCTTGGGCATAGCAAAAGCCGGCTTCGGCCAGagcatcaacatcacccCAGGCTATTTGTTCTCTTGGTCAGCTTCGCAGTTCAGTAGGCAACCGTGGTAGCAACTTACACCCGGCAATCTCAAAGCATCTCAACGCGAGAGCCTTGTCCTGCTCAATACCCCAGCCATTCATGTGGCTAACGCCAAGCTCGTAAATGCTCAGAGCGAACTGCGCCTTACGAGTTCGTCTCTCCATGGCATCAACAAACTTGCCTTCCTTGACAtggtcctcgtcatcggcaatTTCAAGACTGGCGCATTCGGCAGCCTTTCTCAGCCACTCGACGCCCTCTCGTTGGTTGGGCCGCATGCCCCAGCCATGTCTGCATGCCAACGCATACAGAAGCATACCTGTCGGGTTGCCTCCCTTAGCGGCATGTCGAAGGTGGTAAGTCGACTCCTTTACCGAGCCGTTCTCGTGGCACTCGATACCCTTAGCCAAATGTTCCTCCGGGGTCATGTCAGATGCGGTTGGAGCGCCTGAGGCTAAGGAGCGCGGCGCCCTGACCGTGCTATTGGAGTCACTGGTGGCCGTTGACATGGCAGTCTGCCCTCGGGCAGCAGCTTCGTGCACTGGAGAGGTGAGAGCCCGGCCCCTTGACTCCTCCTCTGAGGGCCGGCTCTCGGTAGACGGACGACCGGTGTCGGGAGGCGGCTGCGGCACTGGACCACCTCGGTCCATACTTTGGCTTCCATGATCAAATGATGGTTTAGCCAAGCTAAGGCCATCAGGCTCTGCCGAGCTAGACGGCCGAGTCGGAGGTGAAGGAGGGGCGCCGTGTTGAATGGCCTGCACAATGCTCGGGATTGTCTTGGGCTGATCATGTTGGATGAGTGCTTGAGGATGAGGATCCAGAGGGACTGATCTTTGGACAATCTTgcctcgaggaagagagTACTTGGAGTAGATGTATGAAGGGGCGGCTTTACCATCGTCCGGCAGGTGATCGGGGAAGCCCTCGCTGTTCATACTCACTGGGGTGTGAGCCGAATCATCATTTGCAAACATGAAAGATGGTTGGCTGTCGGATGATGCCTGACGTGTTGGGGTTTCCAGCCCAGGAGTGCCGGCGCGACTCATGGGTCTCGAGAAGTTGAAGGATGGTCGTGGTAGTGGCATCGAGGCATCTGAGCATACAGATGGCGAGCGTTGGAAAGGACCTGGATTGAGGCTTGGGGACATCGTAGACGCCGCATAAGCGCTACAGCTGGAAAGCTTTCGTGGGGGTAGGGACTGAATCGAGTTGCTTATGTCGTCGGTCGAGTTGTCGAGCGGCGAAGACATGGACGTGGTTGATCGCGCACCGAAACTGGGTCGCGGAGGCGCCAATCCTGGTCCATCAATTGAGTGGCCCTTGAGCGACTTGCCGGGTGATCCAGTCAGCGAATTCTCACGCGATCGTGCAGGCGAAGGCATATGCAATGATCGGTCCTTTCTCGGGGGTGAGGCCTGCGAATACGAGTCGGTAGGTGCATGTTCCATGGGTGCTGGGGACTGTTCTCTTCTGGCGCCGAAGTAGGTCTCATTTTGGCCTTCCTCCATCGAATCCAATGGTCGCCCACGCATCACGCCGGGCAACGGTTGCGTTGGTAGAGGGATACCTTCGTCGGGGGTAGGCGGAATTCGACTCATTCGAGGATGCACCGACACGGGTCGGTCTTTCTCGGACGGAAAGGCGTCCTCCACCTCGGTTCTCAATCCCAGTCCAGGGTTCTGGAGTTCAGGTAGAGCGGCCTCCTCTGCTCCCGAATCATACATGGATCGGAAGTATTCTGATCGGCCCTGGACAACCAAGGGGCTCTCTGTAGTCAAAGGCGGTAGCCGGCTCATGCGCCTCCCTTCGCCGTTGGCGGCAGCTTGGAGCTGCCTCGCAAGCAGGCGACTCTGTAAAGCGAAAGCATCAAGCGGCGACAATTCGGGAGGTGCCTCGCCGGCAACGTGGAGTCTCGGGGATCGTAAAGGTCTCGATACGTTGGACATGCTTGAAGGCGCCCGAAGGTCGATGAAGTTGGGGCGTTGGGGCGACATGGTCGGTCGGGGCTTCGAGCGCTTCTCGATTTAAGTTCCCATACAACACGCGATGTCAATTGTCGTTTGGAGGACTTTGTTGAGTTGGGGAAGGCGAGACCTGGGCAAATGGACAATTGGGCGGGCCCGAGAAGTGGTTGGTGGTTGGAATGCTGACGGTACAAGTCGAGTCTTAGCCGAAGGATCGGGTATGGCGTCAGTCTAGACTCCTAAGAGGATGTCGCGTAGAGGTCGGCTAACAGGTCGTGGTGGTGAGGGTGCCGATAATGCCAGCAGCCGCGCATATAACGGGGCTTTCGAGGCGAGAGAGCTGGAGATGGCAAGAAGGCGATCGGAGATGGTAGTTCGGTGTGGATCAGGTGGGTGAGTGTCGTCGACTTTCAGGGCGGCACTGGTGGGAATGGGTAAACAGGCTTGAGCATCCGTCAGGTAGGCTTTCTTTAGAAACAGGACACTAGCGAAGGGCGGGCGTCCGGTTTTAGTCCCTGGGGTTTGGTGGGCAACAAAGAAGGCGCAGCAGCCAGAAAGAAGTCGAAAGACGAAAAGAGCGTTCTGAGAAGAGGCGAGACGAGGGTATCAAAAAGACGACAGACAAGCCGAGGTGACCAGTGGTCAAGTTGAACCAGGTGCAGTTCGTCCAGTGGTTTGTGGTCTCAAGCCGATGGTACAAGCAGCGGGACGTTTTGTTCTCGAAGGTCTAGGCTGTTGGTGATATTGATACCGACCTGTCGCAAAGATATGGGACACGGGGGCACGGGCAGtcgagaagggggaaggggggaaaggaagaaagggaaCGAAGGAGAGAATGGGACGCGAAGGAAGCGAAGCGAGAGGCAGGAAAGCAAGAAGCGATCTCTGTTTCCCCCAGAATGGGATACGAGGAAAAGGGTGATGAGCAGCAGGTGCCAGGGAGGGGATGTCGGCCGGGGTGGTCAGTGGTTACTCGTTGCAAGCAAGGCAAGCGGCAAGCGAGAGGAACGGGAAGAAACGGGGGGTGCGAAGGAGGGGACGCGAAGTAGGGAAAGAAGCAAGGCGCTGGAATCATCTGGACTGGAACTCTGTGTGCCGTACGCAAGGTActgaggtaggtaggtatacTCGCTTCAGTTGGGCGACTAGGGGCGACTGCAATGCAGTGTGTTAAGTGCACTTTGGGTAGGAGGGATGGTTGATGACTTGGATTAGTATGGAGAGTGACTTTGCACTTGTCGCCAAGCAAGTGAACCAATCGTGGAGACGGAACGAACAGACAGAGGTGGGCTAGGCACCTACCGCGCCGCTAATTGGGGGACTTGAGCACCGTATCCGTACTCAAAACTCACTAAAGCAGGTACTGAGATACCTGTGTGTGTACTAACTTAAGCACTCGCCTGTCTGCTAGGGTTGGTGGTACTTTACCTTCTCAGATACCTAGGTATGAGAGGGACGTGAGTCTGGTACGTACCAAGACGTCGTAGGGAAGGGATAAGTTAGCACCACATGTCTCCGCAgccacgacgtcgtccaggGCGCTCCATGCGAGGCAGGGAGGGCTTGCAGGAAAAGGACTTCACCCGAGAACTCATGCAAAACACAGAAGAAGCTGCATGTTCGTCACTCACACAAAAAACTTCTCAGCGCATCTAGATTCATCCCATCACCGTGCATCAGCTCAACGCCATTCAGACCAGTACAGGTACTCTCGGTGCTGTATGCACCTGTTGTTGGTATTCAGTGGCGTGCCCCTCGCAGATGGCGTCGTCTGGGGTGCAGGCGTACCTCCAGAGTACCTCAAGTAAGACTACTACCAGTGACCCGTGAGGTGTTGGCCATTGCA
The DNA window shown above is from Colletotrichum destructivum chromosome 2, complete sequence and carries:
- a CDS encoding Putative tetratricopeptide-like helical domain superfamily → MSPQRPNFIDLRAPSSMSNVSRPLRSPRLHVAGEAPPELSPLDAFALQSRLLARQLQAAANGEGRRMSRLPPLTTESPLVVQGRSEYFRSMYDSGAEEAALPELQNPGLGLRTEVEDAFPSEKDRPVSVHPRMSRIPPTPDEGIPLPTQPLPGVMRGRPLDSMEEGQNETYFGARREQSPAPMEHAPTDSYSQASPPRKDRSLHMPSPARSRENSLTGSPGKSLKGHSIDGPGLAPPRPSFGARSTTSMSSPLDNSTDDISNSIQSLPPRKLSSCSAYAASTMSPSLNPGPFQRSPSVCSDASMPLPRPSFNFSRPMSRAGTPGLETPTRQASSDSQPSFMFANDDSAHTPVSMNSEGFPDHLPDDGKAAPSYIYSKYSLPRGKIVQRSVPLDPHPQALIQHDQPKTIPSIVQAIQHGAPPSPPTRPSSSAEPDGLSLAKPSFDHGSQSMDRGGPVPQPPPDTGRPSTESRPSEEESRGRALTSPVHEAAARGQTAMSTATSDSNSTVRAPRSLASGAPTASDMTPEEHLAKGIECHENGSVKESTYHLRHAAKGGNPTGMLLYALACRHGWGMRPNQREGVEWLRKAAECASLEIADDEDHVKEGKFVDAMERRTRKAQFALSIYELGVSHMNGWGIEQDKALALRCFEIAGSWGDVDALAEAGFCYAQGVGCKKNLKKAAGFYRQAEAKGMNMVGNSWIHKSKYNEEDSSTKKPRSKSRTRTMFGIKTG